The following proteins are co-located in the Toxotes jaculatrix isolate fToxJac2 chromosome 9, fToxJac2.pri, whole genome shotgun sequence genome:
- the LOC121187204 gene encoding dehydrogenase/reductase SDR family member 11-like: MDRWRGRVALVTGASVGIGAAIAKELVRHGMKVVGCARDVEKIQKLAAECQAASHSGVLLPLKCDLNSEEEILSMFSVIKAQHKGVDVCINNAGLANPESLLNGKTSGWKNMLDVNVLALSICTREAYQSMKERNVDDGHIININSMSGHRVIPSADVHFYSATKYAVTALTEGLRQELREANTHIRATCISPGVVETEFALRLHKDNPDKAAASYSRFKPLTAIDVADAVTYVLSAPPHVQIGDIQMRPVEQVS; the protein is encoded by the exons ATGGACCGCTGGAGAGGCAGAGTGGCTCTGGTGACCGGAGCCTCGGTCGGGATTGGGGCGGCTATAGCCAAGGAGCTGGTCCGACATGGCATGAAGGTGGTGGGCTGTGCAAGGGACGTCGAAAAAATACAG AAACTGGCTGCTGAGTGTCAAGCTGCAAGCCACAGTGGTGTTTTGCTGCCTCTCAAGTGTGATTTGAACAGTGAGGAGGAGATTCTGTCAATGTTCTCTGTTATCAAAGCGCAGCACAAAGGTGTGGACGTGTGCATCAACAATGCTGGCCTGGCTAATCCAGAGTCGCTGTTAAATGGCAAAACCAGTGGCTGGAAGAACATGCTGGAT GTGAACGTTCTTGCATTGTCTATATGCACACGTGAAGCATATCAGtcaatgaaagaaagaaatgttgacGATGGGCAcatcataaacataaacag CATGAGTGGACATCGTGTCATTCCCAGTGCTGATGTGCATTTCTACAGCGCCACCAAGTACGCTGTGACGGCCCTGACCGAGGGCCTGAGACAGGAGCTGCGTGAAGCAAACACCCACATCAGAGCCACA TGTATTTCTCCTGGTGTAGTGGAGACAGAATTTGCTCTGCGCCTCCACAAAGACAATCCAGATAAAGCTGCTGCTtcatattcaagattcaag CCTTTGACAGCAATAGATGTTGCTGATGCTGTTACATATGTCCTCAGTGCCCCTCCCCACGTGCAG ATTGGAGACATTCAGATGCGACCTGTGGAACAGGTGTCGTAG
- the ca4b gene encoding carbonic anhydrase 4b, translated as MDLGRFGTFAMLLAPVFFLFSSSMRIASGADWCYQSQVTCNHTCTGPDKWGVVSQHCSSRSQSPVNIVTRRLLPDERLTPFHFIGYQETFHGRLINNGHTVQLDLPSTIRIKGGNLAAPYKALQLHLHWGKDGGPGSEHTVDGEQFPMEMHIVHVKEEYTSLSQASRDRTGVAVLGFFFQESVSENKKLDPLINALKHIPQPSNSTTLRGVSLDMFIPPQSNRTKYFRYDGSLTTPDCAEAVIWSLFENTIPLSRKQLAAFSQLRFSDGKQMVRTYRPVQPLNGRQVYYSGGHVALVSTVSLIMSVLVSNALPLHITA; from the exons ATGGACTTGGGCAGATTCGGAACATTTGCAATGCTGCttgcacctgttttttttttgttttcatcttccaTGAGGATTGCCTCGGGGGCAG ATTGGTGCTATCAGTCCCAAGTTACATGCAAtcacacctgcacag GTCCAGACAAATGGGGAGTGGTTTctcagcactgcagcagcagatctCAGTCTCCTGTTAACATTGTTACGAGGAGACTACTACCAGATGAACGTCTCactccttttcatttcattggcTATCAAGAGACTTTTCATGGTCGCCTCATAAACAATGGTCACACAG TTCAACTGGATTTGCCCTCCACTATAAGGATCAAGGGAGGAAATCTGGCTGCACCGTACAAGGCACTTCAATTACACCTGCACTGGGGCAAAGATGGAGGGCCAGGGTCTGAGCACACGGTTGATGGGGAACAATTTCCAATGGAG ATGCATATTGTTCACGTAAAAGAAGAATACACGTCTTTGTCCCAGGCTTCTAGAGACCGCACAGGTGTGGCTGTTCTTGGATTTTTCTTTCAG gAGTCTGTGTCTGAAAATAAGAAACTTGATCCTCTTATAAATGCTCTGAAACATATCCCACAACCCT CCAACAGCACCACACTGAGGGGTGTGTCCCTGGACATGTTCATTCCTCCTCAGAGCAACAGGACCAAGTACTTTCGCTATGATGGCTCCCTCACTACACCTGACTGTGCTGAAGCTGTCATCTGGAGCCTGTTTGAAAACACTATTCCTCTCAGCCGGAAACAG CTTGCTGCATTCTCTCAGCTTCGGTTTTCTGATGGAAAGCAAATGGTCAGAACCTACAGACCAGTGCAGCCCTTGAATGGGAGGCAGGTGTATTATTCTGGAGGCCATGTTGCTCTGGTTAGCACTGTGTCACTCATCATGTCAGTGCTTGTGTCCAATGCACTACCCCTGCACATTACAGCATAA
- the si:ch211-105f12.2 gene encoding RIMS-binding protein 2-like, whose translation MSPNHETAAEELPFVPGQIIKVFGDKDSDGFYHGESGGLSGYVPSNMVAEIPVDDDYLKHLLMQQGFLPVDHTGMSPTPELSDIASIPDDVVVRRMVALFDYDPWESSPNMDSEAELGFRSGDIIYVFGDMDQDGFYSGDLHGRRGLVPSNFLQPLPWD comes from the exons ATGTCTCCCAACCATGAGACAGCTGCTGAGGAGCTGCCATTTGTACCAGGCCAGATAATCAAG GTGTTTGGAGACAAAGACTCTGATGGTTTCTATCATGGTGAGTCCGGTGGTCTCTCTGGTTATGTGCCAAGTAACATGGTGGCTGAGATCCCAGTGGATGATGATTACCTGAAGCATCTACTCATGCAGCAGGGATTCCTCCCTGTGGACCACACAG GTATGTCTCCAACCCCAGAGCTGAGTGACATAGCCAGTATCCCTGATGATGTGGTTGTTCGACGAATGGTGGCCTTGTTTGACTATGATCCATGGGAAAGTTCTCCCAACATGGACAGTGAA GCTGAACTTGGCTTTCGTTCAGGAGATATCATATATGTGTTCGGTGACATGGATCAAGATGGATTTTACTCT GGGGACCTGCATGGACGAAGAGGTTTAGTTCCATCCAACTTCCTGCAGCCGCTACCCTGGGATTAG